The Dasypus novemcinctus isolate mDasNov1 chromosome 12, mDasNov1.1.hap2, whole genome shotgun sequence genome includes a window with the following:
- the LLPH gene encoding protein LLP homolog produces the protein MAKSLRSKWKRKMRAEKRKKNAPKELSRLKSILKVDSDVLMKDVQEIATVLVPTYCQEKMQCVVKEEKDDMKMETDIKRNKKSLLDQHGQYPVWMNQRQRKRLKAKREKGKGKGKAKAAKAAKGLAW, from the exons ATGGCTAAAAGCTTACGGAGTAAGTGGAAAAGGAAGATGCGtgctgaaaagagaaaaaagaatgccCCAAAGGAGCTCAGTAGACTTAAAAGTATTCTCAAAGTAGATAGTGATgttttaatgaaagatgttcaagAGATTGCAACCGTATTGGTACCCACATATTGCCAAGAGAAAATGCAGTGTGTGGTGAAAGAGGAAAAAG ATGACATGAAAATGGAGACTGATattaagagaaacaaaaagagtCTTCTAGACCAGCATGGACAATACCCAGTATGGATGAACCAGAGGCAAAGAAAAAGACTGAAGGCAAAGcgagagaaagggaaggggaaaggcAAAGCAAAAGCAGCTAAGGCAGCAAAGGGTTTGGCCTGGTAG